A part of Planococcus sp. MB-3u-03 genomic DNA contains:
- a CDS encoding glycosyltransferase family 2 protein — MCNSVNMGVGPARNQGMKIAAGEYVLILDVDTILKIVQLIY, encoded by the coding sequence ATTTGTAACTCTGTTAATATGGGAGTTGGTCCAGCAAGAAATCAAGGAATGAAAATTGCTGCGGGAGAATATGTATTAATACTAGATGTTGATACAATTTTAAAAATAGTGCAATTGATATATTAA